A section of the Campylobacter lanienae NCTC 13004 genome encodes:
- the hemW gene encoding radical SAM family heme chaperone HemW, producing MHIYIHIPFCESKCPYCAFGSHSDKFNITKEYFKALAKEIKSIKFKDKISTIFIGGGTPSSVEAGLYDDIFEYLMPNLDINCEITSEANPNSANLNWLKYMRKLGVNRLSLGAQSFNENKLKFLGRIHDSKRVFKAIKDAKIAGFTNINVDIMYGTKLDTKALLSSEIQALKELEITHISAYSLMLESEFSSKKSYQKDSPILAKYLINSLENIGFKQYEISNFGQICNHNLSYWRGDDYYGFGAYAVGTTGFKRYKGATNLKNYIDNPFKKSIEILNDENKRDERVFLGLRSCVGVDLLDLSLEMRQRAKILIEEKKLILENERIYNPNFLLADEIFLYLSQP from the coding sequence TTGCATATTTATATCCATATTCCATTTTGTGAATCAAAATGCCCATATTGTGCTTTTGGCTCTCATAGTGATAAATTTAATATAACTAAAGAGTATTTTAAAGCCCTAGCCAAAGAGATAAAAAGCATAAAATTCAAAGATAAAATCTCTACAATTTTCATAGGTGGCGGCACTCCTAGTAGCGTTGAAGCTGGATTATATGATGATATTTTTGAGTATTTAATGCCAAATTTAGATATTAATTGCGAAATCACTAGCGAAGCAAACCCAAACTCAGCGAATTTAAATTGGCTAAAATATATGAGAAAACTCGGTGTAAATCGCCTAAGCCTTGGAGCGCAAAGCTTTAATGAAAATAAGCTTAAATTTCTAGGTAGAATTCACGACTCAAAAAGAGTCTTTAAAGCCATAAAAGATGCTAAAATAGCTGGTTTTACAAATATAAATGTAGATATAATGTATGGCACCAAGCTTGATACAAAAGCCTTGCTATCTAGTGAAATTCAAGCCCTAAAAGAGCTAGAAATTACGCATATATCAGCTTATAGCTTAATGCTTGAGAGTGAGTTTAGCTCTAAAAAATCATATCAAAAAGATAGCCCAATCTTAGCTAAATATCTTATAAATTCACTTGAAAATATCGGATTTAAGCAGTATGAAATATCGAATTTTGGTCAAATTTGTAATCATAATCTAAGCTATTGGCGTGGCGATGATTACTATGGATTTGGTGCGTATGCTGTGGGGACAACTGGATTTAAAAGATACAAAGGTGCTACTAATCTTAAAAATTATATCGATAATCCCTTTAAAAAATCTATTGAAATTTTAAATGATGAAAACAAAAGAGATGAAAGAGTCTTTTTGGGGCTTAGGAGTTGCGTTGGGGTTGATCTATTAGATTTAAGTTTAGAGATGAGACAAAGAGCTAAAATATTAATTGAAGAGAAAAAATTGATATTAGAAAATGAGAGAATCTATAATCCAAATTTTTTATTAGCTGATGAGATATTTTTGTATTTAAGCCAGCCTTAA
- the dnaK gene encoding molecular chaperone DnaK, giving the protein MSKVIGIDLGTTNSCVSIYERGESKVIPNKEGKNTTPSVVAFTDKGEILVGDTAKRQAVTNPEKTIFSIKRIMGLMMNEKNASEAKARLPYHIVDRNGACAVEIAGKTYTPQEISAKVLIKLKEDAEAFLGESVTDAVITVPAYFNDSQRKATKEAGTIAGLNVLRIINEPTAAALAYGLDKKEAEKIVVYDLGGGTFDVTVLETGDNVVEVLATGGNAFLGGDDFDNRLIDFLVNEFKSESGIDLKNDVMALQRLKEAAENAKKELSSAMETTINLPFITADATGPKHLTKTISRAKFESMIDDLVSQTISKISEVVKDAGVSKSDIKEVVMVGGSTRVPLVQEEVKKAFDKELNKSVNPDEVVAIGAAIQGAVIKGDVKDVLLLDVTPLSLGIETLGGVMSKLIEKGTTIPTKKSQTFSTAEDNQSAVTINVLQGEREFSRDNKSLGNFNLEGIMPAPRGVPQIEVTFDIDANGILTVSAKDKASGKAQNITISGSSGLSEEEINKMVNDAELHKEEDKKRKEAVEARNAADSLAHQTQKSLDELGEKISSEDRAKIEAALNDLKETLKDESATKEQIDAKVKALSEASHKLAEAMYQNQTAGANAQDKKKDDDVIDAEVE; this is encoded by the coding sequence ATGAGCAAAGTAATAGGAATTGACCTAGGAACAACAAATTCATGCGTAAGCATATATGAGAGAGGCGAAAGTAAAGTAATACCAAATAAAGAAGGAAAAAACACAACTCCTTCTGTGGTGGCTTTTACTGATAAGGGTGAAATTTTAGTTGGTGATACTGCTAAACGACAAGCCGTAACAAACCCTGAAAAAACCATATTTTCTATCAAAAGAATTATGGGTCTTATGATGAATGAGAAAAATGCTAGCGAAGCCAAAGCTCGCCTTCCATATCATATCGTAGATAGAAATGGTGCGTGTGCTGTTGAGATAGCTGGCAAAACATACACTCCACAAGAGATTTCGGCTAAAGTATTGATCAAGCTAAAAGAAGATGCTGAGGCGTTTTTGGGTGAGAGTGTTACTGATGCGGTTATAACCGTGCCTGCATATTTTAATGATAGCCAAAGAAAAGCTACAAAAGAAGCAGGAACAATAGCAGGATTAAATGTACTTAGAATCATAAATGAACCAACAGCGGCGGCTTTGGCTTATGGTTTGGATAAAAAAGAGGCCGAAAAAATCGTAGTTTATGACCTAGGTGGCGGAACCTTTGATGTAACTGTGCTAGAAACTGGCGATAATGTAGTTGAAGTTTTAGCTACTGGTGGTAATGCGTTTTTGGGTGGTGATGACTTTGATAATCGCTTAATTGACTTTTTGGTAAATGAATTTAAAAGTGAAAGTGGAATAGACCTTAAAAACGATGTTATGGCTCTTCAACGCCTAAAAGAAGCTGCTGAAAATGCCAAAAAAGAGCTAAGTAGTGCTATGGAAACAACTATAAATCTACCATTTATCACAGCTGATGCCACTGGACCAAAACACCTTACAAAGACTATTAGTAGGGCTAAATTTGAAAGTATGATAGATGATTTGGTATCTCAAACAATATCAAAAATTAGTGAAGTTGTCAAAGATGCAGGTGTGAGCAAAAGTGATATAAAAGAAGTAGTTATGGTGGGTGGCTCAACTCGTGTGCCTTTGGTACAAGAAGAGGTTAAAAAAGCATTTGATAAAGAGCTAAATAAATCAGTAAATCCTGATGAAGTAGTGGCAATTGGAGCAGCTATACAAGGTGCGGTAATTAAAGGCGATGTAAAAGATGTGTTGCTATTAGATGTTACACCTCTTAGCCTTGGTATTGAGACTCTTGGTGGAGTTATGAGTAAATTGATAGAAAAAGGTACCACAATCCCAACTAAAAAATCTCAAACTTTCTCAACTGCTGAAGATAACCAAAGTGCTGTTACTATCAATGTTTTACAAGGTGAGCGTGAATTTAGCCGTGATAATAAAAGTCTTGGTAATTTCAATCTTGAAGGCATTATGCCAGCACCAAGAGGCGTGCCACAAATTGAAGTTACATTTGATATAGACGCAAATGGAATTCTCACAGTCTCTGCTAAAGATAAAGCTAGTGGAAAAGCTCAAAATATCACCATTTCAGGCTCAAGCGGCTTAAGTGAAGAAGAGATAAATAAAATGGTAAATGACGCTGAATTACACAAAGAAGAAGATAAAAAGAGAAAAGAGGCCGTTGAAGCTAGAAACGCAGCTGATAGCCTAGCTCACCAAACTCAAAAATCTCTTGATGAACTTGGTGAGAAAATTTCAAGCGAAGATAGAGCTAAAATTGAAGCAGCCTTAAATGATTTAAAAGAGACATTAAAAGATGAGAGCGCCACAAAAGAGCAGATCGATGCGAAGGTAAAAGCCCTAAGCGAAGCAAGCCATAAGCTAGCTGAGGCAATGTATCAAAATCAAACCGCTGGTGCTAACGCACAAGATAAGAAAAAAGATGATGATGTTATCGACGCAGAAGTAGAGTAA
- a CDS encoding nucleotide exchange factor GrpE → MDEQNCQECEAEEKNCEDDLADELNKVKEDLIRATADFENIKKRLEREKAEALKFANESFARDLLPVIDALEIAANLQSGNDEITNKIKDGINLTIEQFKKCFEKYGIKEIDTNVEFNPEFHNAINYIETDEVESGKIATVYQKGYLYNDRVLRPSMVVIAK, encoded by the coding sequence TTGGATGAACAAAATTGCCAAGAGTGCGAAGCAGAAGAAAAAAATTGTGAAGATGATTTAGCAGATGAGCTTAATAAGGTTAAAGAAGATTTGATAAGGGCTACGGCTGATTTTGAGAATATCAAAAAGCGTTTAGAGCGTGAAAAAGCTGAAGCTTTGAAATTTGCAAATGAGAGCTTTGCTAGAGATCTTTTGCCAGTTATTGATGCTTTGGAGATTGCTGCGAATTTACAAAGCGGAAATGATGAGATAACAAACAAGATAAAAGATGGGATAAATCTAACTATCGAGCAGTTTAAAAAGTGCTTTGAAAAGTATGGTATAAAAGAGATTGATACCAATGTTGAGTTTAATCCTGAATTTCATAACGCTATAAATTATATAGAGACAGACGAGGTAGAAAGTGGCAAGATAGCTACTGTTTATCAAAAAGGCTATCTATATAATGATAGAGTTTTAAGACCTTCAATGGTTGTAATAGCAAAATAA
- a CDS encoding HrcA family transcriptional regulator, which translates to MKLDKRDLILESIIHAYLEVNEPIGSNELGMRMNVAIPASTIRVYFKKLSDEGAITQLHISGGRIPTASAMEFYWRNRLKFSSVLSINNTDLLNLLVYKNDIYCMIFKDQKLFLQDVLNLKDRFLVLDFLTESISIKFSSKVERFLSNLIGVSLEELENISIQVGLSELRAKIKALKRGEILFQENEKIAFEICKDDSIKAILDPSFGDNFNGNLAFSPLFSTGYMGLKTDVLYQGKPAVMVCASSVYSDYEKFFSMLKEAA; encoded by the coding sequence ATGAAACTAGATAAAAGAGATTTGATATTAGAATCTATCATTCATGCTTATCTTGAGGTTAATGAACCAATCGGCTCTAATGAGCTTGGTATGAGAATGAATGTAGCGATTCCAGCATCAACTATTAGAGTCTATTTTAAAAAGCTTAGCGACGAAGGAGCGATCACTCAACTTCATATTAGTGGTGGTCGCATACCAACAGCTAGTGCGATGGAGTTTTATTGGCGAAATAGGCTAAAATTTAGCTCTGTTTTATCTATTAACAATACAGATTTGCTAAATTTATTAGTTTATAAAAATGATATTTATTGCATGATTTTTAAAGATCAAAAGCTATTTTTACAAGATGTTTTAAATCTCAAAGATCGCTTTTTGGTGCTTGATTTTCTTACTGAGAGCATATCAATTAAATTTAGCTCAAAGGTGGAAAGATTCTTAAGCAACTTAATTGGCGTTAGCTTAGAAGAGCTTGAAAATATCTCTATACAAGTAGGATTGAGCGAGTTAAGAGCAAAGATTAAGGCTTTGAAAAGAGGCGAGATTTTATTTCAAGAAAATGAGAAGATTGCTTTTGAAATTTGTAAAGACGACAGCATAAAGGCGATTTTAGATCCATCATTTGGTGATAATTTTAATGGAAATTTAGCCTTTAGTCCGTTGTTTTCTACTGGCTATATGGGGTTAAAAACTGATGTATTATATCAAGGTAAGCCCGCTGTAATGGTCTGCGCTAGTAGTGTGTATAGTGATTATGAAAAGTTTTTTAGTATGTTAAAGGAGGCGGCGTGA
- a CDS encoding DHH family phosphoesterase, translated as MKIYHLSHTDLDGYSCQFVSNFYLKNIEFYNSNYGKEIDKKMSHIISKITDEKAIILITDLNLTQAQCQSYQDQLKDKDVKLILLDHHQTGADCAKIFPWYYLDSSRSATKICYDFFSAMFGEDERLKAYCDVVNAVDIWLKNDPNFELGKVCMGAIAGAKEINKVMFEDEHIEYIFFLIKNFFEFLSLNNAHIELDNRLHAIKKEFFYLKNDDTLSNLNSSYLVRRLASNKDKFSINYRGSKGILTYNIGSASVIGNDFLVANPEFEFFIDMTSKKSMSFRSNGDFDVSQMAKELCDGGGHKNASGGFFAGFVDSYNYDEIKSQVVNLINKKTGEL; from the coding sequence ATGAAAATTTATCATCTTAGTCATACTGATTTAGATGGATACTCTTGTCAGTTTGTTAGTAATTTTTATCTTAAAAATATTGAATTTTATAACTCAAATTATGGTAAAGAGATAGACAAAAAGATGTCACACATAATCTCCAAAATTACAGATGAAAAGGCTATTATACTAATCACAGATCTGAATTTAACCCAAGCACAATGCCAAAGCTATCAAGATCAGCTAAAAGACAAAGATGTCAAGCTAATTTTGCTTGATCATCACCAAACGGGGGCTGATTGCGCTAAGATATTTCCTTGGTATTATCTAGATAGCTCTAGAAGTGCGACTAAAATTTGTTATGATTTTTTTAGTGCGATGTTTGGCGAAGATGAGCGTTTAAAGGCCTATTGTGATGTTGTAAATGCTGTAGATATATGGCTTAAAAATGATCCAAATTTTGAGCTTGGTAAGGTCTGTATGGGTGCGATCGCTGGGGCTAAAGAGATAAATAAAGTTATGTTTGAAGATGAGCATATAGAGTATATATTTTTTCTTATCAAGAACTTTTTTGAATTTTTAAGTTTAAATAATGCTCATATCGAGCTTGATAATAGACTTCATGCGATTAAGAAGGAGTTTTTTTATCTTAAGAATGATGATACTTTAAGCAATCTTAACTCAAGCTATCTTGTAAGGCGCCTTGCGTCAAATAAGGATAAATTTAGCATTAATTATCGTGGTAGTAAGGGAATTTTGACTTATAATATAGGAAGTGCTAGTGTGATTGGCAATGATTTTCTAGTGGCAAATCCTGAATTTGAATTCTTCATAGATATGACTAGTAAAAAGAGTATGAGCTTTAGATCTAATGGGGATTTTGATGTGAGCCAAATGGCAAAAGAGCTTTGCGATGGCGGCGGTCATAAAAATGCTAGTGGTGGGTTTTTTGCTGGATTTGTAGATAGTTATAATTATGATGAGATAAAATCACAAGTTGTAAATTTGATAAATAAAAAAACAGGAGAATTATGA
- the flhA gene encoding flagellar biosynthesis protein FlhA, producing MAKRNILTMVAPFLAPIMKAKSLTVVFVIVAILAIIIVPLPSGVLDFFLALSIAISVLIILISIYIPKPTDLSTFPTLVLIVTLFRLALNIATTRMILSEGHNGPEAVSDIIASFGKFVVGGNYVIGVIVFCILVLINFMVVTKGSTRVSEVQARFTLDAMPGKQMAIDADLNAGLIDEQAAKQRRQDIISEANFYGAMDGSSKFIKGDAVAGIIITIINIIGGFLIGSFEHDMAIKDAASTYTILTIGDGLVSQIPGLITSTATAIIITRASKDEDNFAEGVVSQLLGEYKTLLIVGFILFMFALVPGLPTLSLGFMGLLFLGIGFILKQIEDGKIDFSAIKDGKKSTQQSNATGKANQPSTNKMPKKSDEEIAMEEQAKIDDILKIEILELDLGYGLLKLADGDLIERIRAMRRNMATMLGFLMPKIRLRDNILLGPNEYKFKLKGVVIGSGIVYPDKCLAMDSGYVSADIDGIAVKDPAFGLDALWIDQNYKEDAILSGYTVVDAASVISTHMSELVKQNASELLTKQEVQNILEKVKSEYSVVVDDALKVVGVGVIQKVLKALLKDNIPIKDMLSILEAISDVAEVSKNLDMIIEHVRAALARVITSIYADENGQLNFYILDAPAQQKLIDSLSYKDGAYTMMINVAQTSAIVSALRAKRENRPISEQGAMVLCVEPSIRKFIASIAQNFSIDIAVLSFAEIAPNTQFETLGTIEIPEL from the coding sequence TTGGCTAAACGAAATATTTTGACAATGGTGGCGCCATTTTTAGCGCCAATAATGAAGGCTAAGAGCCTAACTGTAGTTTTTGTCATTGTAGCTATTTTGGCTATTATCATTGTGCCTTTACCTAGTGGGGTGCTTGATTTTTTCTTAGCCTTATCAATAGCCATATCTGTACTTATAATCTTAATCTCAATTTATATACCCAAGCCAACAGATCTTAGCACATTTCCTACTCTTGTTTTGATAGTTACTCTATTTAGATTAGCGCTCAATATAGCAACTACTAGAATGATCTTAAGCGAAGGCCACAATGGCCCTGAGGCTGTGAGTGATATCATCGCTAGTTTTGGTAAATTCGTAGTTGGTGGCAACTATGTAATTGGTGTTATTGTATTTTGTATTTTGGTGCTTATAAATTTTATGGTTGTAACTAAAGGCTCAACTCGTGTAAGTGAAGTTCAAGCTAGATTTACTCTAGATGCGATGCCTGGTAAGCAGATGGCGATCGATGCGGATTTAAATGCTGGTTTGATAGATGAACAAGCAGCCAAGCAAAGACGCCAAGATATCATATCTGAGGCGAATTTTTATGGAGCTATGGATGGTTCATCTAAATTTATAAAAGGCGATGCGGTAGCTGGTATTATCATCACAATTATAAATATTATCGGTGGATTTTTGATCGGCTCTTTTGAGCATGATATGGCTATCAAAGATGCCGCTTCTACATATACTATTCTTACAATTGGCGATGGATTAGTAAGTCAAATTCCTGGACTTATCACTTCAACAGCAACTGCAATTATCATAACTAGAGCCAGTAAAGATGAAGATAACTTCGCAGAAGGGGTGGTATCACAACTTCTTGGTGAGTATAAAACGCTTTTGATAGTTGGGTTTATTCTTTTTATGTTTGCTTTGGTGCCAGGACTTCCGACACTATCACTTGGATTTATGGGGCTTTTGTTTTTGGGAATTGGATTTATATTAAAACAGATTGAAGATGGCAAGATAGATTTTAGTGCTATCAAAGATGGCAAGAAATCCACCCAGCAATCAAACGCCACAGGCAAAGCCAATCAACCATCTACAAATAAAATGCCTAAAAAGAGCGATGAAGAGATCGCTATGGAAGAGCAAGCTAAGATTGATGATATCTTAAAAATTGAAATTTTAGAGTTGGATTTAGGATATGGGCTTTTGAAGCTTGCTGATGGGGATTTGATAGAGAGAATTAGGGCTATGAGGCGAAATATGGCTACAATGCTTGGATTTTTGATGCCAAAAATTAGATTAAGAGATAATATCTTGCTTGGCCCAAATGAGTATAAATTTAAATTAAAAGGCGTAGTAATCGGCTCAGGCATTGTCTATCCTGATAAGTGCTTGGCTATGGATAGTGGATATGTGAGTGCAGATATCGATGGTATCGCAGTCAAAGACCCAGCCTTTGGGCTTGATGCTCTATGGATAGATCAAAATTATAAAGAAGATGCGATATTAAGCGGTTACACCGTTGTAGATGCCGCTAGTGTGATATCTACTCATATGAGTGAGTTAGTCAAACAAAACGCAAGTGAATTGCTAACCAAACAAGAGGTTCAAAATATCCTTGAAAAGGTAAAATCAGAATACTCCGTAGTAGTAGATGATGCTCTAAAAGTAGTTGGCGTGGGCGTTATTCAAAAGGTATTAAAAGCCTTACTTAAAGATAATATCCCTATTAAAGATATGCTTAGTATCTTAGAAGCTATTAGCGATGTGGCAGAAGTTAGTAAGAATTTAGATATGATAATAGAGCATGTTAGAGCAGCCCTAGCAAGGGTTATAACATCTATATATGCTGATGAAAATGGTCAATTAAATTTCTATATTTTAGATGCTCCAGCCCAGCAAAAGCTCATTGATAGCCTAAGTTATAAAGATGGAGCATACACAATGATGATTAATGTCGCTCAAACTTCAGCTATAGTAAGTGCATTAAGAGCAAAAAGAGAGAATCGCCCTATTAGCGAACAGGGTGCTATGGTGCTTTGCGTTGAGCCTAGTATTCGTAAATTTATAGCTAGTATTGCGCAGAATTTCTCTATCGATATTGCGGTGCTTAGCTTTGCTGAGATTGCGCCAAATACGCAGTTTGAAACTCTTGGTACTATAGAGATACCAGAACTTTAA
- a CDS encoding Rrf2 family transcriptional regulator: MLFTKASEYAMLSLILLSQSNYPKDVDTISTELGISKSFLAKILQNLAKEGILNSFKGANGGFVLADKPSNLSIKRILESAEKRKVNVFECANSRCDCPSNKGDICQIWPMFNDLQVRIDDFLDQITLADIMKK, encoded by the coding sequence GTGTTATTTACCAAAGCTAGTGAATATGCTATGCTATCATTGATACTATTATCGCAATCAAACTATCCAAAAGATGTAGATACCATATCTACAGAGCTTGGAATTTCAAAAAGTTTTCTAGCCAAAATTTTACAAAATTTAGCCAAAGAGGGGATATTAAACTCTTTTAAAGGGGCAAATGGCGGATTTGTTCTAGCCGATAAGCCATCAAATTTGAGTATTAAGCGTATTTTAGAGAGTGCTGAAAAGCGCAAAGTAAATGTATTTGAGTGTGCTAACTCTAGATGCGATTGTCCAAGCAACAAAGGCGATATATGTCAAATTTGGCCTATGTTTAATGACTTGCAAGTGCGAATTGATGACTTTTTAGATCAGATAACCTTAGCTGATATTATGAAGAAATAA
- the murJ gene encoding murein biosynthesis integral membrane protein MurJ, which yields MLKHFFTNSIGILCSRVLGFIRDLMTANALGASIWSDIFFVAFKLPNLFRRLFGEGAFSQAFMPNLVKVSQKGLFAAEILIKLTITMLILSLIVMLFAPLVTKALAYGFSDEVIALAVPLVRINFWYLLAIFIVTLLSALLQYKNHFATTAFSTAFLNISMIMALFLANDLDQQNAALYLSWGVVVGGLLQVLSHIIALKKLNLLRLLTLGIIKFAKGKRAKFNKFWQNFGHGIIGSSANQLSDFISTFIASFLATGAISYLYYANRIFQLPLALFAIALSTAIFPKIAKAIKSDNNQTALNLLKKSFNLLFFLLLFSTIGGYILSKEIIWLLFQRGEFSSQNTIESAKVLQMYILGLLPFGLYKLFSLWLYAKMQQKIAAKIAIYSLFINTILCLIFFKPLGASGLALASSISGLFLLGYAICVFGFKQFLDISLNRLNLITIILAAIFGYLLVELKDFVYANL from the coding sequence TTGCTTAAACATTTTTTTACAAATAGTATTGGAATTTTATGCTCTAGGGTGCTTGGATTTATCAGAGATTTAATGACCGCAAATGCCCTTGGTGCAAGCATTTGGAGTGATATATTTTTTGTAGCTTTTAAGCTGCCTAATCTCTTTCGCCGACTCTTTGGCGAGGGGGCATTTTCTCAAGCTTTTATGCCAAATTTAGTAAAAGTATCACAAAAAGGGCTATTCGCTGCTGAAATTTTAATCAAACTTACCATTACTATGCTAATTCTAAGCTTGATAGTTATGCTATTTGCTCCGCTTGTTACTAAGGCTTTGGCCTATGGATTTAGTGATGAAGTTATAGCTCTTGCTGTGCCTTTGGTTAGAATCAATTTTTGGTATCTTTTGGCTATTTTTATAGTTACTTTACTCTCAGCTTTATTACAATACAAAAATCACTTTGCCACCACTGCTTTTAGCACTGCGTTTTTAAATATCTCGATGATAATGGCTCTATTTTTAGCTAATGATTTAGACCAACAAAACGCCGCTTTATACCTTAGCTGGGGTGTTGTAGTAGGTGGATTGCTTCAAGTTTTATCACATATTATAGCGCTTAAAAAGCTAAATTTACTCCGCTTATTAACCCTTGGGATAATCAAATTCGCAAAAGGCAAGAGAGCTAAATTTAATAAATTTTGGCAAAATTTCGGCCATGGGATCATCGGTAGTAGCGCCAATCAATTGAGCGATTTTATCTCTACATTTATAGCAAGTTTTTTAGCTACTGGGGCTATAAGCTACCTATATTATGCTAATAGAATTTTTCAATTACCATTAGCTCTATTTGCCATCGCTCTCTCAACTGCGATATTCCCTAAAATCGCCAAAGCCATCAAAAGTGATAATAACCAAACAGCTCTAAATTTACTTAAAAAGAGCTTTAATTTGCTATTTTTCTTGCTACTATTTTCTACTATTGGTGGGTATATTTTATCAAAAGAGATTATTTGGCTACTATTTCAAAGGGGTGAATTTAGCTCACAAAATACCATAGAATCGGCCAAGGTTTTACAAATGTATATACTTGGGCTTTTACCATTTGGGCTTTATAAGCTATTTTCGCTCTGGCTATATGCCAAAATGCAACAAAAAATCGCCGCCAAAATAGCTATATATTCGCTATTTATCAACACAATTTTATGCTTAATTTTCTTTAAGCCTCTTGGTGCTAGTGGATTGGCTTTGGCTAGTTCTATAAGCGGTCTATTTTTATTAGGATATGCGATTTGTGTATTTGGTTTTAAGCAATTTTTAGATATAAGTTTAAACAGATTAAATTTAATCACCATAATTTTAGCGGCTATTTTTGGATATTTATTAGTAGAATTGAAGGATTTTGTCTATGCAAATTTATGA
- the cysS gene encoding cysteine--tRNA ligase: MQIYDTVLKKKVDLIPLNNNEINIYVCGPTVYDHAHLGHAKSSISFDLLRRVLIALGYSVKFVKNFTDIDDKILAKMSSTNQTLEQITTHYIDRYLSDMRALNVLNADIEPKATNYLNAIIDYIQKLEQNGATYRLEDGIYFDTSKDEKYLSLSGRKDENLIARVSSNESKKDDKDFVLWKFDENWYDSPFGKGRPGWHTECVAMIEEIFAKTIDIHAGGADLLFPHHENEAAQCRCAYHKDLANHWIHNGFIQVDNEKMSKSLGNSFFIKDALAIAPGEAVRFYLMSSHYRANFNYDISDLLSSKKRLDKIYRLKKRLSGVEPSRVDDEFKSLILDALSDDLNISIALAKIDEMVNQANTNLDKEPKNKALKSTIMANLNFIKETLGILYQDEFEWFQYGFDEAQKEQISNLIKARNEAKSAKNYEKADLIRDELNSLGVAIMDTPNGVKWEKIWVE; this comes from the coding sequence ATGCAAATTTATGATACGGTGTTAAAGAAAAAAGTTGATTTAATCCCATTAAATAACAATGAGATAAATATATATGTATGCGGTCCAACCGTTTATGATCATGCTCATCTAGGGCATGCTAAATCTAGTATTAGTTTTGATCTACTTAGGCGAGTTTTAATAGCGCTTGGTTATAGTGTTAAATTTGTTAAGAATTTCACTGATATAGATGATAAAATACTAGCCAAAATGAGCTCAACTAATCAAACCTTAGAACAGATAACAACACATTATATAGATAGATATCTTAGTGATATGAGAGCTTTAAATGTCTTAAACGCCGATATAGAGCCAAAGGCCACTAACTATTTAAATGCTATTATAGATTATATTCAAAAATTAGAGCAAAATGGAGCCACATATAGGCTTGAAGATGGAATTTACTTTGATACAAGTAAAGATGAAAAATATCTAAGCTTAAGCGGTAGAAAAGATGAAAATCTCATCGCTAGAGTATCAAGCAATGAAAGCAAAAAAGATGATAAAGATTTTGTCTTATGGAAATTTGATGAGAATTGGTATGATAGTCCATTTGGCAAGGGGCGTCCTGGCTGGCATACTGAGTGTGTGGCAATGATTGAAGAGATATTTGCTAAGACAATCGATATACACGCCGGTGGGGCTGATCTTCTCTTTCCGCACCATGAAAACGAAGCCGCACAATGTAGGTGTGCATATCATAAAGATCTAGCCAATCACTGGATACACAATGGCTTTATACAAGTAGATAATGAGAAGATGAGTAAGAGTTTAGGCAACTCATTTTTTATCAAAGATGCCCTAGCTATCGCACCTGGCGAGGCGGTGAGATTTTATTTGATGAGTAGCCATTATAGAGCTAATTTTAACTACGATATATCTGATCTGCTCTCTAGCAAGAAGCGACTCGATAAAATTTACAGACTTAAAAAACGCTTAAGCGGAGTTGAGCCTAGTAGGGTTGATGATGAGTTTAAAAGCTTGATTTTAGATGCTTTAAGTGATGATTTAAATATCTCAATAGCCTTAGCCAAAATAGATGAAATGGTAAATCAAGCTAATACAAATTTAGATAAAGAGCCTAAAAACAAAGCCTTAAAATCCACGATTATGGCCAATTTAAATTTCATTAAAGAGACTCTTGGGATATTGTATCAAGATGAATTTGAGTGGTTTCAATATGGCTTTGATGAAGCACAAAAAGAGCAAATTTCAAATTTAATCAAAGCTAGAAATGAAGCCAAATCGGCTAAAAACTATGAAAAAGCGGATTTAATAAGAGATGAGCTAAACAGCCTTGGAGTAGCCATAATGGATACACCAAATGGAGTTAAATGGGAGAAAATATGGGTGGAATAA